From one Eptesicus fuscus isolate TK198812 chromosome 21, DD_ASM_mEF_20220401, whole genome shotgun sequence genomic stretch:
- the NUP62 gene encoding nuclear pore glycoprotein p62 yields the protein MSGFNFGGTGAPTGGFTFGTAKTATTTPATGFSFSTSGTGGFNFGAPSQPTASTPSTSLFSLTTQAPATQTSGFSFGTTTPATGGTGFSLGISTPKLSLGNAAATPATAQPAGFSLGSSTLTNAISSAVTSSQGTAPTGFVFGSTATSSAPSTTPGGFSFTGGSTSQTGGTSNFSIGSMGNSAQPTTLAGLTFTPATPAATGAGTTQPAAPAPTAATTSAGPTLFASLATAPTSSAATGLSLGAPATTAGTSGPGMLGFSLKVPGAASTASTATSTATTTTSTSSFSLNLKPLAPAGIPSNAPTAITAPSGPSAATGVSTSPVMTYAQLESLINKWSLELEDQERHFLQQATQVNAWDRTLIENGEKITALHREVEKVKLDQKRLDQELDFILSQQKELEDLLSPLEESVKEQSGTVYLQHADEEREKTYKLAENIDAQLKRMAQDLKDIIEHLNTSGGPADTSDPLQQICKILNAHMDSLQWVDQNSALLQRKVEEVTKVCEGRRKEQERSFRITFD from the coding sequence ATGAGCGGGTTTAATTTTGGAGGCACTGGGGCCCCCACAGGCGGGTTCACATTTGGCACTGCAAAGACAGCAACAACCACCCCGGCCACTGGGTTTTCTTTCTCTACGTCTGGCACTGGCGGGTTTAATTTtggggctccctcccagcccactGCAAGTACCCCTTCTACCAGCCTGTTCTCACTCACTACCCAAGCGCCAGCAACACAGACCTCAGGATTCAGTTTTGGAACCACAACTCCTGCTACTGGAGGCACTGGGTTTTCCTTAGGGATCAGCACCCCAAAGCTAAGCTTGGGCAATGCAGCTGCCACCCCAGCCACAGCGCAGCCCGCTGGCTTCAGCCTCGGCAGCAGCACCCTCACCAACGCCATCTCCAGCGCCGTCACCTCCAGCCAGGGCACGGCACCCACCGGCTTTGTGTTCGGCTCCACCGCCACCTCTTCTGCTCCATCCACCACACCCGGGGGCTTCTCGTTCACAGGTGGAAGCACGTCCCAGACTGGGGGGACCTCCAATTTCAGCATTGGCTCCATGGGGAATTCGGCCCAGCCCACGACACTTGCTGGGTTGACCTTCACTCCAGCCACACCAGCCGCCACTGGAGCAGGAACCACCCAGCCGGCTGCTCCCGcacccactgctgccaccaccagtGCTGGACCCACACTCTTTGCTTCGCTAGCTACTGCTCCCACCTCGTCTGCTGCCACCGGGCTCTCCCTTGGTGCCCCAGCAACCACAGCTGGAACATCTGGGCCTGGAATGCTGGGCTTCAGCCTAAAGGTTCCTGGAGCAGCTTCTACCGCATCCACAGCTACatccaccgccaccaccaccaccagcaccagcagcttcTCCTTGAATCTAAAACCCCTGGCACCAGCCGGGATCCCCAGCAATGCGCCCACTGCCATAACCGCTCCGTCTGGCCCCAGTGCAGCCACTGGGGTGTCCACCAGTCCTGTGATGACCTATGCCCAGCTGGAGAGTCTGATCAACAAGTGGAGcctggagctggaggaccaggagCGGCACTTCCTGCAGCAGGCCACCCAGGTCAACGCCTGGGACCGCACGCTGATCGAGAACGGGGAGAAGATCACCGCCCTCCACCGCGAGGTGGAGAAGGTGAAGCTGGACCAGAAGAGGCTGGACCAAGAGCTCGACTTCATCCTGTCACAGCAGAAGGAGCTGGAGGACCTGCTGAGCCCTCTGGAGGAGTCCGTCAAGGAGCAGAGCGGGACCGTCTACCTGCAGCACGCCGACGAGGAGCGTGAGAAGACCTACAAGCTGGCCGAGAACATCGACGCACAGCTGAAGCGCATGGCTCAGGATCTCAAGGACATCATCGAGCACCTGAACACATCCGGGGGCCCCGCCGACACCAGCGACCCGCTGCAGCAGATCTGCAAGATCCTCAACGCACACATGGACTCCCTGCAGTGGGTCGACCAGAACTCGGCCCTGCTGcagaggaaggtggaggaggtGACCAAGGTGTGCGAGGGGCGGCGCAAGGAGCAGGAGCGCAGCTTCCGCATCACGTTTGACTGA